The sequence GTGATCTTGCCGTCCTTATCTACCTGTATGCCGGGCAGTTGCTTCAACAGGTCTTCTACTTTATCGTTGGGCTGTATCACATAGGCTTTGGCGCTGAATTCCGTCGTATCGCCCTTTATTTTAATGGCGTTCACGGTGCCTTTAACAATCACATCGTGCAGCAGGCGGCTTTTCAGCGGCATATTTACACTACCAAAATCCTTTGTGGGATGCGCGGGATCGAGCGTAAACTTCTCTACATAATCGGCATAAGCGGGATACGATACCAGCAGGATAAAATTACCCGGGGGCAGGTTGTTAATGGCAAAACTGCCGCCCTCCTTTGCATACACAAACCTGCGGATGATGGAATCCTTGGCATTAAGCACACAAACGGTGGCATTGGTCAGTCTAGTTTTTGATGAGGTATCTGCCACCGCGCCCTTAATGTGGTAAGGGCTTTGGGCAAATAAACGGGCGCTGCAAAGCAGCATCATAAGGATGATAAGTGGGTGTAGTTTCATTTAGGTCAGTTATAATGGCCTAATATAAAACTAAATTATTAGTAATAAAACTGAATTTAACGTTTTTTAACTTATTTTTTAGTTTAAATTAATAGTTAATGGTTTTCTTTTGGAGCAACCGGTTAAAAAAAATGCACACTGTGGCAATTTAACCACAAAGGGCACAAAGGTTATAAAGGCTTTCAAAGCCCTGATATTATTTATTATTTTCCTTTTAATACTGCGTCAACGTCAGCTTTATCGTATCGGCCTGCATCCCCGCAAAAATACCGTAACCATTGGTAATATTCCCCGGCGGGTTGGCCAGGCGTTGCGATGTGGTGTTGGCGTTACTACTCAAAATATCACCATAAGCTTTATCTACACTATACAAAATAGCGCGGTATACACCCAAATAACTGAATGTGCGGTAATATACATCGTAATGGTCGGCCGTTTTAGCATCAATGGTAAAGTTTACCGGGCTGTTGCGTTGCGGATGCAGGTTATATGGACTGTTATCATCATTCTTAAAAACGATCACATGGTACAGCGAATCTGGGTTGCTCCACCTGAACGTGACGGCTATAGAATCGGTAGCGGCAGGGCCGTTGATTGTGGTCAACGGCATATTGATGGTAGTACGCGATGCTGTGTACGATGTAGCTTTGGCCGGGATGTTTGTAGTAGCGGTTACATCTTCATTGAGATAGTTAAACTTCAGTGTATAGGTTTTGCCCGATGACAGGAACGATGTATTGTTATAAACATAATTTCCAGAGCCGCTTTCGGTAAGGGCTACGGTTTGGCTGCCGTTAGATAGACTAAGCGACAGACCAGTGATGGCCGCGCCATAAGTTGCGGTATCAGCCAAACCTTTTTGCTGATAAACCTTTACGCCTACGGGCTGACCAGGCGTTAGGTAAGCGATAACAACAGGGCGTTCGGTCACATTTGCCGAATCCTGTTTTTTGCAGGCTGCGAACATAATTGTGGCGACCAGTATAGTAATAGCAGATAATTTGCGCATTATTTCCATTTTAAGCTAAGTGTGATGTTTGGGGTGAAACCTAAGTACTTTACAGCGGTGATGTAAACAATATTGTTGCGGATGTAATACTGGTTATACCAGGAGTTAACGTGATTGTAAACATTAAACAGCGACAGGCCGATGCTGCCCACTTTTATGCCGTCAACCTTTAGCAGGTCATACGTGGCTGAAAGGTCGAGGCGATGATAATCGGGCAGGCGCTCGCCGTTTTTGGGGCTGATGGTGAGATAGGTTGTTTTATTACCATCAAGTGTTTGCACGGTATAGGTACCCAATGGCGCGGTGTACGGATGCCCGGTGCTGAAGATGAACGTAGCCGCCAAACTCCAGCGCTGCCAGTGGTACATATTTATGGATTTCAGTTCGTGCGTAATATCCTGCGGCGAGGAGAAGTAATCATCACCATAAACCGCGAACTTGCTTTTAGCCTGTGCCAGGGTATAACTTACCCAGCCGGTATAGTTCCCCACTTTTTTTTGCAACAGAAACTCAACGCCTTTGGCATAGCCGGTGCCCTGGTTAAAATTCTCGGTTACAGTTGTCGCACGGTTGGCGCCACCGAAAAAGCCACCGGGGCCGCCGCCATTTTGCCTGAT comes from Mucilaginibacter mali and encodes:
- a CDS encoding DUF4249 family protein — translated: MRKLSAITILVATIMFAACKKQDSANVTERPVVIAYLTPGQPVGVKVYQQKGLADTATYGAAITGLSLSLSNGSQTVALTESGSGNYVYNNTSFLSSGKTYTLKFNYLNEDVTATTNIPAKATSYTASRTTINMPLTTINGPAATDSIAVTFRWSNPDSLYHVIVFKNDDNSPYNLHPQRNSPVNFTIDAKTADHYDVYYRTFSYLGVYRAILYSVDKAYGDILSSNANTTSQRLANPPGNITNGYGIFAGMQADTIKLTLTQY